From a region of the Erinaceus europaeus chromosome 14, mEriEur2.1, whole genome shotgun sequence genome:
- the LZTS2 gene encoding leucine zipper putative tumor suppressor 2 isoform X1 — protein sequence MAIVQTLPVPLEPTPEAATAPQAPAMGSVSSLISGRPCPGGSASTRHHGPPGPTFFRQQDGLLRGGYEAQEPLCPAVPPRKAVPGTSFTYINEDFRTETPPSPGSDMEDPREQRARNAHLRGPPPKLIPVSGKLEKNMEKILIRPTAFKPVLPKPRGAPSLPSFLGPRATGLSGSQGSLTQLFGGPASSSSSSSSSATDKPLALSAWANGCPSGTLSDSGRNSLSSLPTYSTGGAEPATNSPGGHLSSHGPGRGVLPGPARGAPTGPSHSDSGRSSSSKSTGSLGGRVAGGLLGSGPQTSPDSSSCGERSPLPPPPPPPPPPSDEALLHCVLEGKLRDREAELQQLRDSLDESEVPVCQVYEERQLHWQREREALREDSTAQAQRAQRAQQLLQLQVFQLQQEKRQLQDDFAQLLQEREQLERRCATFEREQQELGPRLEETKWEVCQKSGEISLLKQQLKESQAELVQKGSELVALRVALREARAALRVSEGRARGLQEAARTRELELETCSHELQRHRQEAERLREKAGQLDQEAAGLREPARAVAAADPFLLAESDEAKAQRAAAGVGGSLRAQVERLRMELQCERRRGEEQRDSFEGERLAWQAEKEQVIRYQKQLQHNYIQMYRRNRQLEQELQQLSLELEARELADLGLAEPAPCICLEEITATEI from the exons ATGGCTATTGTGCAAACCCTGCCGGTGCCGCTGGAGCCCACTCCTGAGGCCGCCACTGCCCCGCAAGCTCCAGCCATGGGCAGTGTGAGCAGCCTCATCTCAGGTCGGCCCTGCCCTGGGGGGTCGGCTTCTACCCGCCACCATGGCCCTCCAGGCCCCACCTTCTTCCGCCAGCAGGATGGGCTGCTACGGGGTGGCTATGAGgcacaggagccactgtgcccagcTGTGCCCCCCAGGAAGGCCGTCCCTGGCACCAGCTTCACCTACATCAATGAGGACTTCCGGACTGAGACACCCCCTAGCCCAGGCAGTGACATGGAAGATCCTCGAGAGCAACGGGCACGCAACGCCCATCTTCGAGGCCCCCCACCGAAGCTCATCCCTGTCTCTGGAAAGCTGGAGAAG AACATGGAGAAAATCCTGATCCGCCCAACGGCCTTCAAGCCTGTGCTGCCCAAGCCAAGAGGGGCGCCATCCTTACCTAGCTTCCTGGGTCCTCGGGCCACCGGACTGTCTGGGAGCCAGGGTAGCCTAACACAGCTGTTTGGGGGtcctgcctcttcctcctcttcctcctcctcctcagccacGGACAAGCCCCTGGCTCTGAGTGCCTGGGCCAACGGCTGCCCATCAGGGACACTGTCCGACTCTGGCCGAAACTCACTGTCCAGCCTGCCCACTTACAGTACTGGGGGTGCTGAGCCTGCCACCAACTCCCCAGGCGGGCACTTGTCTTCCCACGGTCCTGGGCGAGGGGTACTGCCTGGGCCAGCCCGAGGGGCCCCCACTGGGCCTTCCCACTCGGACAGTGGCCGGTCTTCCTCCAGCAAAAGCACAGGCTCACTGGGGGGCCGAGTGGCTGGGGGGCTCCTAGGCAGCGGCCCCCAGACCTCCCCAGATAGTAGCTCCTGTGGGGAGCGCTCCCCactcccgcccccacccccacccccaccccccccttcGGACGAGGCCCTGCTGCACTGTGTCCTGGAAGGGAAGCTCCGAGACCGAGAGGCAGAGCTGCAACAGCTGCGGGACAGCCTGGACGAGAGCGAGGTGCCCGTGTGCCAG GTGTATGAGGAGCGGCAGCTGCACTGGCAGCGTGAGCGGGAGGCCCTGCGAGAGGACAGCACAGCCCAGGCGCAGAGGGCGCAGCGTGCCCAGCAACTTCTGCAGCTGCAGGTGTTCCAGCTACAGCAGGAGAAGCGGCAGCTGCAGGACGACTTTGCACAGCTGCTGCAGGAGCGTGAACAGCTGGAGCGGCGCTGCGCCACCTTCGAGCGGGAGCAGCAGGAGCTGGGGCCCCGGCTGGAGGAGACCAAGTGGGAG GTGTGCCAGAAGTCAGGTGAGATCTCCCTGTTGAAGCAGCAGCTGAAGGAGTCACAGGCAGAGCTGGTGCAGAAGGGCAGTGAGCTAGTGGCCCTGCGGGTGGCGCTGCGGGAGGCCCGAGCGGCGCTGCGGGTCAGTGAGGGCCGAGCCCGGGGCCTGCAGGAGGCGGCCCGCACACGTGAGCTGGAGCTGGAGACCTGTTCGCATGAGCTGCAGCGGCACCGGCAGGAGGCTGAGCGCCTGCGGGAGAAAGCTGGGCAGCTGGACCAGGAGGCAGCAGGACTCCGGGAACCGGCCAGAGCAGTGGCTGCTGCTGACCCATTCCTCCTGGCGGAGAGCGATGAAGCCAAGGCCCAGCGGGCAGCCGCCGGGGTCGGGGGCAGCCTACGGGCCCAGGTGGAGCGCCTGCGCATGGAGCTGCAGTGTGAGCGGCGGCGGGGCGAGGAGCAGAGGGACAGTTTTGAGGGGGAACGCCTGGCCTGGCAGGCAGAGAAAGAGCAGGTGATCCGCTACCAGAAGCAGCTCCAGCACAACTACATCCAGATGTATCGGCGCAACCGGCAGCTAGAGCAGGAGCTGCAGCAGCTCAGCCTGGAGCTGGAGGCCCGGGAGCTCGCTGACTTGGGCCTGGCTGAGCCAGCCCCCTGCATCTGTCTAGAGGAGATCACTGCCACCGAAATCTAG
- the LZTS2 gene encoding leucine zipper putative tumor suppressor 2 isoform X2 has translation MAIVQTLPVPLEPTPEAATAPQAPAMGSVSSLISGRPCPGGSASTRHHGPPGPTFFRQQDGLLRGGYEAQEPLCPAVPPRKAVPGTSFTYINEDFRTETPPSPGSDMEDPREQRARNAHLRGPPPKLIPVSGKLEKVYEERQLHWQREREALREDSTAQAQRAQRAQQLLQLQVFQLQQEKRQLQDDFAQLLQEREQLERRCATFEREQQELGPRLEETKWEVCQKSGEISLLKQQLKESQAELVQKGSELVALRVALREARAALRVSEGRARGLQEAARTRELELETCSHELQRHRQEAERLREKAGQLDQEAAGLREPARAVAAADPFLLAESDEAKAQRAAAGVGGSLRAQVERLRMELQCERRRGEEQRDSFEGERLAWQAEKEQVIRYQKQLQHNYIQMYRRNRQLEQELQQLSLELEARELADLGLAEPAPCICLEEITATEI, from the exons ATGGCTATTGTGCAAACCCTGCCGGTGCCGCTGGAGCCCACTCCTGAGGCCGCCACTGCCCCGCAAGCTCCAGCCATGGGCAGTGTGAGCAGCCTCATCTCAGGTCGGCCCTGCCCTGGGGGGTCGGCTTCTACCCGCCACCATGGCCCTCCAGGCCCCACCTTCTTCCGCCAGCAGGATGGGCTGCTACGGGGTGGCTATGAGgcacaggagccactgtgcccagcTGTGCCCCCCAGGAAGGCCGTCCCTGGCACCAGCTTCACCTACATCAATGAGGACTTCCGGACTGAGACACCCCCTAGCCCAGGCAGTGACATGGAAGATCCTCGAGAGCAACGGGCACGCAACGCCCATCTTCGAGGCCCCCCACCGAAGCTCATCCCTGTCTCTGGAAAGCTGGAGAAG GTGTATGAGGAGCGGCAGCTGCACTGGCAGCGTGAGCGGGAGGCCCTGCGAGAGGACAGCACAGCCCAGGCGCAGAGGGCGCAGCGTGCCCAGCAACTTCTGCAGCTGCAGGTGTTCCAGCTACAGCAGGAGAAGCGGCAGCTGCAGGACGACTTTGCACAGCTGCTGCAGGAGCGTGAACAGCTGGAGCGGCGCTGCGCCACCTTCGAGCGGGAGCAGCAGGAGCTGGGGCCCCGGCTGGAGGAGACCAAGTGGGAG GTGTGCCAGAAGTCAGGTGAGATCTCCCTGTTGAAGCAGCAGCTGAAGGAGTCACAGGCAGAGCTGGTGCAGAAGGGCAGTGAGCTAGTGGCCCTGCGGGTGGCGCTGCGGGAGGCCCGAGCGGCGCTGCGGGTCAGTGAGGGCCGAGCCCGGGGCCTGCAGGAGGCGGCCCGCACACGTGAGCTGGAGCTGGAGACCTGTTCGCATGAGCTGCAGCGGCACCGGCAGGAGGCTGAGCGCCTGCGGGAGAAAGCTGGGCAGCTGGACCAGGAGGCAGCAGGACTCCGGGAACCGGCCAGAGCAGTGGCTGCTGCTGACCCATTCCTCCTGGCGGAGAGCGATGAAGCCAAGGCCCAGCGGGCAGCCGCCGGGGTCGGGGGCAGCCTACGGGCCCAGGTGGAGCGCCTGCGCATGGAGCTGCAGTGTGAGCGGCGGCGGGGCGAGGAGCAGAGGGACAGTTTTGAGGGGGAACGCCTGGCCTGGCAGGCAGAGAAAGAGCAGGTGATCCGCTACCAGAAGCAGCTCCAGCACAACTACATCCAGATGTATCGGCGCAACCGGCAGCTAGAGCAGGAGCTGCAGCAGCTCAGCCTGGAGCTGGAGGCCCGGGAGCTCGCTGACTTGGGCCTGGCTGAGCCAGCCCCCTGCATCTGTCTAGAGGAGATCACTGCCACCGAAATCTAG